In Phalacrocorax aristotelis chromosome 25, bGulAri2.1, whole genome shotgun sequence, the following proteins share a genomic window:
- the GABPB2 gene encoding GA-binding protein subunit beta-2, whose amino-acid sequence MKMSLVDLGKRLLEAARKGEDDEVRKLMASGAPFTTDWLGTSPLHLAAQHGHYSTAEVLLRAGVSRDARTKVDRTPLHMAAADGHTQIVELLIRNGADVNAKDMLKMTALHWATEHNHRDVVELLIKYGADVHAFSKFDKSAFDIALDKNNPETLIMLQEAMQSQADTHPERTDSITNAVTLTSPFILTAGDVLNLTSLISSANAKTASGDSHSSVQFSNSTTSVLATLAALAEASAPLSSSSRDTGKTEEIAEANSVDSALQEVVGGGGQHVIAIVTDGIPLGSLRTAVPTSGLSQPFILTMQDGQQVLTVPAGQVAEGTVTEERDDAEEEEMPLAKKQRVEQTVNDPKEDQDSTERGVLQQQLQEVNQKAQEYRSQLTRKEQEAEAYRLQLAAVVRPQPNGAEVTVLEEVAEVAEHAVAPEDIRESVLSMLETDQPTDITVETVTS is encoded by the exons ATGAAGATGTCCTTAGTGGACCTAGGGAAGAGGTTGCTAGAAGCAGCTCGCAAAGGCGAAGATGACGAGGTGCGAAAGCTGATGGCAAGCGGCGCTCCCTTCACCACCGACTGG CTTGGGACGTCGCCTCTTCACCTCGCTGCCCAGCACGGCCACTATTCGACAGCAGAAGTGCTGCTTCGAGCAGGCGTTAGCAGAGATGCACGAACAAAAGTGGACCGGACGCCGCTACACATGGCTGCGGCTGACGGGCACACTCAAATTGTAGAACTGCTAATTAGG AACGGGGCTGATGTAAATGCCAAGGACATGCTGAAAATGACTGCTTTGCACTGGGCGACAGAGCACAACCATCGAGACGTCGTAGAGCTGCTCATCAAATACGGAGCTGACGTCCACGCTTTCAGCAAGTTTGATAAATCGGCTTTTGATATCGCTTTGGACAAGAACAATCCAGAGACTCTGATAATGCTGCAG GAAGCAATGCAGAGCCAGGCAGACACTCATCCAGAGAGAACGGATTCCATCACCAACGCTGTGACTCTCACCTCACCGTTTATTCTTACGGCAGGGGATGTTCTCAATCTCACTAGTCTCATCTCTTCAGCAAACGCCAAAACAGCCTCAG GTGACTCCCACTCTTCGGTGCAGTTCTCCAACTCGACGACCTCCGTGCTTGCCACGCTTGCGGCCCTGGCTGAAGCATCGGCACCGCTTTCCAGCTCTAGCAGAGACACAG GTAAGACGGAGGAAATAGCGGAAGCAAATTCTGTTGATTCTGCCCTGCAAGAAGTGGTTGGCGGTGGAGGGCAGCATGTCATCGCCATTGTAACAGACGGCattcccctgggcagcctgcgaACAGCCGTCCCCACCAGCGGCCTCAGCCAGCCCTTCATCCTAACCATGCAAGACGGGCAGCAAG ttttaactgTACCTGCTGGTCAGGTTGCAGAAGGGACTGTTACCGAAGAGAGAGATGAcgcagaagaggaagaaatgccGCTGGCCAAGAAGCAAAGAGTGGAACAAACTGTAAATGACCCAAAGGAAGACCAG gaCAGCACTGAAAGGGGagtgctccagcagcagctgcaggaggtgaACCAGAAGGCCCAGGAGTATCGCAGCCAGCTCACAAGGAAAGAACAGGAGGCGGAGGCATACcggctgcagctggcagccgTGGTGAGGCCGCAGCCCAACGGAGCTGAGGTGACGGTGCTCGAAGAGGTCGCCGAGGTTGCCGAGCATGCGGTGGCCCCAGAGGACATCAGGGAGTCTGTGCTCTCCATGCTGGAAACGGATCAGCCGACTGATATCACTGTGGAAACTGTGACCTCCTAA
- the SEMA6C gene encoding semaphorin-6C: MPGVPLPFVILLLLPGRAAQSFPRDLVARSTVGLAATATYPRFGGLRGDNATAHLGLDFQRMLRLNGTLFVAARDHIYAFDLGQDERTLYPRRHLIWETRDRENCAMRGRRQDECHNYIRVLVPRDAGALLACGTNAFSPLCRTYQVSSLAQEGEEVSGQARCPFDAKQSIVALFVDGSLYSATVADFQASDAVIYRSLSPGRPPLRTLKYSSRWLQEPHFVQALPYGPYVYFFFREVAVELSALGKVAVARVARVCRNDRGGSPRVLEQHWTSFLKVRLQCAVPGDAVFYFDVLEAVTPPRALHGRPAVLALFGTQPNSIPGSAVCAFYLADVEQAFEGPFAEPRGAAGTWTPVPEDRVPRPRPGCCAGTGAAAGIASSRDFPDETLAFAKEHPLLHGAVAPAGGRPLFTRTGTRLTQLAVDTGAGPRGNQTVLFLGAEDGRVLKVLAAARHLGSTRHPGGTPAPGDSREPGDTGDAGSETLLLEEISLYDPGRCRGPRGASRVLGLELHLPGRELYVAFAGCLVRLPLSRCARHGACRRSCLAARDPYCVWLPPGGCVPFSEDLPNGFEQDMEASPGITGTCQDAPAAGDGDGDRDLAHGVRQAGPGAAAMVPVPVLVGCVLGAFALGALAAGLLVACCRRPAVPKGPPEPRAAPQPPAQPPVPRLYPQLPPQGGAGGLRDPPELPTPEATPQPPTKTPRERTAEPRRGQATRLGTPGCPEPPGPGPPPKATLEELLQRLHGAGGSGWPVTPPGTSSFTNRVQPGAPFSSLPPAPRDGAPRRLDVPPDSPPPPRRPLAQRHSLGGTPARPPGLARGLTRMHSLGAPGGPPWGPRPGTLERSLSMKPPLLPKPLLVPAVPGRP, encoded by the exons ATGCCGGGGGTCCCACTGCCCTTcgtcatcctcctcctcctccccgggcGCGCGGCACAGTCCTTCCCCCGGGACCTGGTGGCGCGCAGCACCGTGGGGCTGGCAG CCACCGCCACCTACCCCCGCTTCGGCGGCCTCCGCGGGGACAACGCCACGGCCCACCTCGGCCTCGACTTCCAGCGCATGCTGCGCCTCAATGGCACCCTCTTCGTCGCCGCCCG GGACCACATCTATGCCTTCGACCTGGGGCAGGACGAGCGGACGCTGTACCCCCGGCGG CACCTCATCTGGGAGACGCGGGACAGGGAGAACTGTGCCATGCGGGGCCGGCGGCAG GACGAGTGCCACAACTACATCAGGGTGCTGGTGCCCCGCGACGCCGGCGCCCTCCTGGCCTGCGGCACCAACGCCTTCAGCCCCCTCTGCCGCACCTACCAG GTGAGCAGCCTTGCGCAGGAGGGCGAGGAGGTGAGCGGCCAGGCCCGGTGCCCCTTCGATGCCAAGCAGAGCATCGTCGCCCTCTTCGTCG ACGGCAGCCTGTACTCGGCCACGGTGGCTGACTTCCAGGCGAGTGACGCCGTGATCTACCGCAGCCtcagccccggccgccccccgctgcGCACCCTCAAGTACAGCTCCCGCTGGCTGCAGG aGCCCCACTTCGTCCAGGCGCTGCCCTACGGCCCCTACGTCTACTTCTTCTTCAGGGAGGTCGCCGTGGAGCTCAGCGCCCTGGGCAAG GTGGCGGTGGCGCGGGTGGCACGGGTGTGCCGCAACGACCGGGGGGGCTCCCCGCGGGTGCTGGAGCAGCACTGGACGTCCTTCCTGAAGGTGCGGCTGCAGTGCGCCGTCCCCGGGGACGCCGTCTTCTACTTTGACGTCCTGGAGGCGGTGACACCCCCACGGGCCCTGCACGGGCGCCCCGCTGTCCTCGCCCTCTTTGGCACCCAGCCCAACAG CATCCCCGGCTCAGCCGTCTGCGCCTTCTACCTGGCGGACGTGGAGCAGGCGTTCGAGGGACCCTTCGCCGAGCCCCGCGGCGCCGCCGGCACTTGGACCCCAGTGCCCGAGGACAGGGTGCCCCGACCCAG GCCAGGCTGCTGCGCCGGgacaggagcagctgctggcatCGCCTCCTCCCGGGACTTCCCCGATGAGACGTTGGCCTTCGCCAAGGAGCACCCGCTGCTGCACGGCGCCGTGGCACCCGCTGGTGGGCGGCCCCTCTTCACCCGTACCGGCACCAG GCTGACGCAGCTGGCGGTGGACACGGGCGCGGGGCCACGGGGGAACCAGACCGTGCTCTTCCTGGGCGCCGAGGACGGGCGGGTGCTGAAGGTCCTGGCGGCCGCACGGCACCTGGGGTCCACCCGGCACCCCGGTGGTACCCCGGCACCTGGTGACAGCCGGGAGCCTGGTGACACCGGGGATGCCGGCTCCGAGacgctgctgctggaggagatcAGCCTCTATGACCCTGGGCG GTGCCGGGGGCCACGGGGTGCCAGCcgggtgctggggctggagctgcaccTGCCAGGCCGGGAGCTCTACGTCGCCTTCGCCGGGTGCCTGGTGCGCCTGCCCCTGAGCCGCTGCGCCCGGCACGGCGCCTGCCGCAG gagctgcctggccGCCCGTGACCCCTACTGCGTCTGGCTGCCCCCTGGGGGCTGCGTTCCCTTCTCCGAGGACCTCCC GAATGGCTTCGAGCAGGACATGGAGGCATCCCCCGGGATCACTGGGACCTGCCAAG ACGCACCAGCTGCGGGGGACGGTGACGGGGACAGGGACTTGGCCCATG GGGTGCGTcaggccgggccgggggccgcggcgatggtgccggtgccggtgctgGTGGGCTGCGTGCTGGGCGCCTTTGCCCTGGGTGCCCTGGCCGCCGGGCTGCTGGTGGCCTGCTGCCGCCGCCCTGCTGTCCCCaagggacccccagagccccgcgccgccccgcagcccccggcccaGCCACCTGTCCCCCGCCTCTACCCCCAACTGCCGCCCCAGGGAGGGGCCGGGGGCCTGCGGGACCCCCCCGAGCTGCCCACCCCCGAGGCCACCCCACAGCCACCCACCAAGACGCCCCGGGAGCGGACAGCAGAACCCCGGCGTGGCCAGGCCACCCGCCTCGGCACCCCAGGGTGCCCGGAGCCCCCTGGCCCAGGACCCCCACCCAAGGCCAcgctggaggagctgctgcagcgGCTGCATGGGGCGGGGGGCTCAGGGTGGCCGGTTACCCCCCCGGGCACCAGCTCATTCACCAACCGGGTGCAGCCAGGCGCCCCGTTCTCCAgcctccccccggccccccgcgaCGGGGCACCCCGGCGGCTGGACGTGCCCCCCGACAGCCCCCCACCGCCCCGGCGGCCCTTGGCACAGAGACACTCACTGGGGGGGACACCCGCGAGACCACCCGGCCTGGCCCGGGGGCTCACCCGCATGCACTCGCTGGGGGCTCCGGGGGGGCCACCCTGGGGTCCCCGGCCCGGCACCCTGGAGCGCTCCCTCTCCATGAAGccccccctgctccccaaacCCCTTCTGGTGCCGGCAGTCCCCGGGCGTCCCTGA
- the LYSMD1 gene encoding lysM and putative peptidoglycan-binding domain-containing protein 1, with product MSPPQPLPALTAAGAERGRPAMAAGSGGAGASPREHRLEPGDTLPGLALRYGVTMEQIKRANRLYTSDTIFLKPTLLIPAPVQPGGPCPEDKDEDKDVPVPPGDALAATSRHDLSATDFLRQLDAEIGRSKAAAAAQRLRTGGTGTAEAEGTRIPDAKGPPAPRGPRLGPRPLTRTPRAAALRDAEDEIFTL from the exons ATGAGCCCCCCGCAACCCCTACCAGCTCTGACGGCGGCCGGGGCTGAGCGGGGCCGTCCCGCCatggcggcggggagcggcggagcgggggcgtCCCCCCGGGAGCACCGGCTGGAGCCCGGGGACacgctgccagggctggcgcTGCGCTACGGGGTGACG ATGGAGCAGATCAAGCGCGCCAACCGCCTCTACACCTCGGACACCATCTTCCTCAAGCCCACCCTCCTCATCCCCGCGCCGGTGCAGCCGGGGGGACCCTGTCCCGAGGACAAGGATGAGGACAAGGACGTGCCTGTCCCCCCGGGGGACGCCCTGGCCGCCACGTCCCGCCACGACCTCTCGGCCACCGATTTCCTGCGGCAGCTCGACGCCGAGATCGGGCGCTCCAAGGCAGCGGCGGCAGCGCAACGTCTCCGCACCGGTGGCACAGG CACGGCTGAGGCTGAAGGCACACGGATCCCTGATGCCAAGGGCCCACCGGCCCCCCGGGGTCCCCGCCTCGGCCCCCGGCCCCTCACCAGGACCCCACGGGCAGCCGCCCTCCGTGACGCCGAGGACGAGATCTTCACGCTGTGA
- the SCNM1 gene encoding sodium channel modifier 1, which yields MSFKREGDDPSQLGVLQKRRVADLLANYIPEDEALLLRSGRYACTVCAHRPVFDTLDVLTVHRAGKKHMGSLQRFYGRKRSLQDAVQKRRHEEEVQAEEAGVQGSPAPLLARTRRIARSALLKAAPYSSCCRRTGAEGSSLRAGTTQMGPSTALTPLELSRKDGEAVDSSPATLLPGHCGGRTDAPKVAPARTQRGSKGKGSSSALSQPEALSPERRQALERYLQLRSAGWIQDRSGKWVKDENAEFDTDEDEPPALLPA from the exons ATGTCCTTCAAGCGGGAAGGGGACGACCCCAGTCagctgggggtgctgcag AAAAGACGTGTTGCAGATCTGTTGGCCAACTACATCCCTGAGGATGAGGCGCTGCTGCTGAGGAGTGGGAG GTACGCCTGCACGGTGTGCGCCCACCGCCCTGTCTTTGACACACTGGACGTGCTGACTGTCCACAGGGCCGGCAAGAAGCACATGGGCA GCCTGCAGCGCTTCTATGGCAGGAAGCGCTCGCTTCAGGACGCGGTCCAGAAGCGGCGGCACGAGGAGGAGGTGCAGGCGGAGGAGGCAGGTGTACAG ggctccccagcccctcttcTGGCACGGACGAGGAGGATCGCCCGGAGTGCTCTGCTGAAAGCTGCTCcctacagcagctgctgccggAGGACAGG GGCGGAGGGAAGCAGCTTGCGAGCTGGCACGACCCAGATGGGGCCGAGCACTGCTCTGACGCCTCTGGAGCTGTCACGGAAGGACGGAGAAGCTGTGGACTCCAGCCCTGCAaccctgctgccagggcactgTGGTGGGCGAACGG ATGCACCAAAGGTGGCTCCAGCCCGGACACAGCgaggcagcaaaggaaaaggcTCATCATCGGCCCTCAGCCAGCCTGAAGCCCTCAGCCCCGAGAGACGCCAGGCCCTGGAGCGATACCTGCAGCTGCGGAG TGCCGGCTGGATCCAGGACCGCTCTGGCAAGTGGGTGAAGGATGAGAACGCCGAATTCGACACAGATGAGGACGAACCACCTGCGCTGTTGCCGGCCTGA
- the TMOD4 gene encoding tropomodulin-4, with product MTSYRQELEKYRDIDEDKILRELSAEELEQLDTELLEMDPENVLLPAGLRQRDQTQKSPTGPLDREALLQHLEKQALEAGERDNLVPFTGEKKGKPFVPKNLTREIPREEQITLEPELEEALANATEAEMCDIAAILGMYTLMSNKQYYDAICSGTITNTEGINSVVKPDKYKPVPDEPPNPTNVEETLQQIQANDGALEDVNLNNIKDIPVSTLKAICEAMKTNTHVKKLSLVATRSNDPVASAVAEMLMENKTLQSLNIESNFITSAGMMSIIKAMYHNTTLSELKVDNQCQRLGDTVEMEMATMLEQCPSVVRFGYHFTQQGPRARAAIAITTNNELRRKQKKT from the exons ATGACGTCCTACCggcaggagctggagaagtACCGGGACATTGACGAGGACAAGATCCTGCGGGAACTGTCGGctgaggagctggagcagctggacACGGAGCTGCTGGAGATGGACCCCGAG AACGTGCTGCTGCCGGCGGGGCTGCGGCAGCGCGACCAGACGCAGAAGAGCCCGACGGGGCCGCTGGACCGGGaggccctgctgcagcacctggaGAAGCAGGCACTGGAGGCCGGCGAGCGCGACAACCTGGTGCCCTTCACCGGCGAGAAGAAAG GGAAGCCCTTCGTACCCAAGAACCTGACACGGGAGATCCCGCGGGAGGAGCAGATCACGCTGGAGCCCGAGCTGGAGGAGGCGCTGGCCAACGCCACCGAGGCCGAGATGTGCGACATCGCTG CCATCCTGGGCATGTACACGCTGATGAGCAACAAGCAGTACTACGATGCGATCTGCAGCGGGACCATCACCAACACGGAGGGCATCAACA GCGTGGTGAAGCCCGACAAGTACAAGCCGGTGCCGGATGAGCCCCCAAATCCCACCAATGTGGAGGAGACGCTGCAGCAGATCCAGGCCAACGACGGGGCTCTGGAGGACGTCAACCTCAACAACATCAAG GACATTCCTGTCTCCACGCTGAAGGCCATCTGCGAGGCCATGAAAACCAACACCCATGTCAAGAAGCTCAGCCTGGTAGCCACCCGCAGCAATGACCCCGTGGCCAGC GCCGTGGCCGAGATGCTAATGGAGAACAAGACCCTGCAGAGCCTCAACATCGAATCCAACTTCATCACCAGTGCCGGCATGATGAGCATCATCAAGGCCATGTACCACAACACCACCCTGAGTGAGCTCAAAGTGGACAACCAG TGCCAGCGGCTGGGCGACACGGTGGAGATGGAGATGGCcaccatgctggagcagtgccCCTCCGTTGTGCGCTTCGGCTACCACTTCACGCAGCAAGGCCCCCGCGCCCGCGCCGCCATCGCCATCACCACCAACAACGAGCTCC GTcgcaagcagaagaaaacctaG